A window of the Fulvia fulva chromosome 3, complete sequence genome harbors these coding sequences:
- a CDS encoding Heat shock protein 12A: protein MRPTKSAMQRSDGNRHVSFATGSKRSTQPQQNSRYRLVVGIDYGTTFSGISFVTTDKSSIDDVQVISSWPSNPNQSSWKVPTRVAYGKENPHKKNLNPPKLPSRDAWGFGVGADMVSCAWTKLLLDSKSERMAHDDPYLQSAIDSGILHIPDGAFRRAPKEVCQDFLAQLYAHMVEQVSAQMGGDFLAATPMRCWLTVPASWSERAKMDTRAAAKLAGFGSKSGDTIDIITEPEAAAIATFKERIKPDAPNPPSQGENILICDCGGGTVDITTYNIVQTSPSLMFDEVVVGQGAKCGSTFIDRNLHLLMVKRFGDAYESVPLHRRGLFLAAWDRVKRSYRFDSLSQAPVEELSPIHMTGVDKPDWYDPGEGSVILTSEDIESLFAPVVQSIIGLISEQVQQVASKQQRVNRLILVGGFAESHYLQETIKEWCRSRDDISVLVGANPQAAILRGAAVRGLEGTAPRVRRCRRHYGIGLALPFRENVDPEDRSVTWPWDRSKMCKDRVHWLVDKGTALGADEKRSTQYSRVFPEGTELRETCNLYSCPADEAPDWTFSEGVDKVGRVKVVLDKQKLERMDSRHKYGWVGSKEWKVDFDVDFNFGAKSGTIETSVLVHGTVVGTAKIKFD from the exons ATGCGACCGACGAAGAGTGCCATGCAACGTTCGGATGGGAATCGACATGTCTCCTTTGCCACGGGAAGTAAACGATCGACGCAACCGCAACAGAACAGCAGGTACAGACTTGTCGTTGGTATCGATTATGGCACAACATTCTCAG GCATTAGCTTCGTCACAACCGACAAGTCCAGTATCGATGATGTTCAGGTGATATCTTCTTGGCCTTCAAATCCAAACCAGAGCTCATGGAAAGTACCAACACGAGTGGCTTACGGCAAGGAGAACCCGCACAAGAAAAACCTGAACCCGCCCAAGTTGCCCTCGAGAGATGCTTGGGGCTTCGGTGTCGGTGCAGATATGGTCTCATGTGCCTGGACGAAGCTGTTACTGGACTCCAAATCAGAGCGCATGGCTCACGATGACCCTTACCTGCAGAGTGCCATTGACAGCGGAATCCTGCACATCCCTGATGGCGCTTTTCGTCGAGCACCTAAAGAGGTCTGCCAGGACTTTCTTGCCCAACTTTATGCTCATATGGTGGAGCAAGTCTCTGCCCAGATGGGAGGCGACTTCCTCGCCGCTACACCAATGAGATGTTGGCTGACAGTACCTGCGTCCTGGTCTGAGAGAGCAAAGATGGACACCAGAGCGGCGGCCAAGCTCGCCGGGTTTGGCTCGAAATCTGGCGACACCATCGACATAATCACGGAGCCAGAAGCAGCGGCAATAGCGACCTTCAAAGAAAGGATCAAGCCCGATGCACCCAACCCGCCCAGCCAGGGCGAGAACATCTTGATCTGCGATTGTGGCGGCGGTACAGTCGACATCACAACTTATAACATCGTACAGACCAGCCCGTCGTTGATGTTTGATGAGGTCGTAGTTGGACAAGGAGCCAAATGTGGCTCGACTTTCATCGACAGGAACCTTCACCTCCTCATGGTCAAGCGTTTCGGTGACGCATACGAGAGTGTTCCGTTACATCGTCGCGGGCTCTTCCTGGCCGCCTGGGACCGTGTCAAACGTTCCTATCGATTCGACTCGTTGAGCCAGGCGCCAGTGGAAGAGCTCAGCCCGATTCACATGACTGGTGTCGACAAGCCTGACTGGTACGACCCCGGGGAAGGTAGTGTCATCCTGACCAGTGAAGACATTGAATCTCTATTTGCGCCAGTCGTGCAGAGCATAATCGGCCTCATCAGCGAGCAGGTGCAACAGGTTGCCTCCAAGCAACAACGAGTAAAT CGTCTGATCTTGGTAGGCGGTTTTGCAGAGTCGCACTATCTGCAGGAAACCATCAAGGAGTGGTGCAGATCGCGGGACGACATTAGTGTACTGGTGGGAGCGAATCC TCAAGCAGCTATCCTGCGCGGCGCAGCGGTACGCGGTCTCGAAGGCACCGCGCCTCGTGTGCGCAGGTGTCGCCGCCACTATGGTATTGGGTTGGCCCTGCCTTTCCGCGAAAATGTTGATCCGGAAGATCGATCTGTCACATGGCCTTGGGACCGCAGCAAGATGTGTAAGGACCGGGTACACTGGCTGGTAGACAAG GGCACCGCACTCGGCGCAGATGAAAAGCGCTCTACGCAATATTCTCGTGTGTTCCCAGAGGGTACAGAACTTCGGGAGACATGCAATCTCTACAGCTGTCCCGCTGATGAAGCGCCTGACTGGACATTCTCCGAAG GTGTCGACAAAGTTGGTCGAGTCAAAGTTGTGCTCGATAAGCAGAAGCTCGAGAGGATGGACAGCCGTCATAAATATGGCTGGGTGGGTTCGAAGGAGTGGAAAGTGGATTTCGACGTCGACTTCAACTTCGGTGCTAAGAGCGGGACCATCGAAACGAGCGTTCTTGTCCATGGCACAGTCGTTGGGACAGCCAAGATCAAGTTCGACTAA
- a CDS encoding Vegetative incompatibility protein HET-E-1 encodes MWLLNAKTRELEQVMDDRLTINKYAILSHTWEDRQEVLFEEIGTPAAKSKAGHQKIEFTCKQAVRDNLDYVWVDTCCIDKRSSAELSEAINSMYRWYNNARKCYVYLADARLPNLSDDEKLGRIFQDCRWVKRGWTLQELIAPKYMAFYDRRWNYMGDKVSNAELLSRATGIDVKVLRDRDLLPHTSVAKRMSWAARRTTTRVEDEAYSLLGLFGVNMPLLYGEGRRSFQRLQEEIIRTQAGEDHSILAWRSTNGDLLAPSPASFGFASNMSSWSLPQGGTFELSNKGLRIGALVKPQEDGDEDDCMVMALECTASERRGTQQALALRRRPQVVHPTQVRAATVAKQAAIYDRLPTLQTITLDDMEEFEKQEITIGRTMFHFPRSPQVRITHSADLTTRHKRTMPTDSALCVPRGDWNAQTQILYLRPATRSFTAGYYACLELYKPGARQAHFPLAMKLDLSNPGVDSNASPKLYAEKFNALRHLDELQALVGEAKSLRSGDVRNIDVGDERMVQVIARYVMVAGEVMWNLHFSFSKTEIVDPVV; translated from the coding sequence ATGTGGCTCCTCAATGCCAAAACACGAGAGCTGGAACAGGTCATGGATGACAGGCTGACCATCAACAAGTACGCGATCCTTTCACACACATGGGAGGATAGACAAGAGGTCCTGTTCGAGGAGATCGGTACGCCTGCAGCGAAAAGCAAGGCAGGACATCAGAAGATCGAGTTCACCTGCAAGCAAGCAGTGCGAGACAACCTGGACTACGTTTGGGTCGACACCTGCTGCATCGACAAAAGATCGAGCGCCGAGCTCTCGGAAGCCATCAATTCCATGTACAGATGGTACAACAACGCCAGGAAATGCTATGTCTACCTCGCGGACGCTCGACTCCCAAACCTGTCCGACGATGAGAAGCTTGGGCGGATCTTTCAGGACTGCAGATGGGTCAAGCGAGGCTGGACGCTACAAGAGCTCATAGCTCCCAAATATATGGCCTTCTACGATCGAAGATGGAACTACATGGGTGACAAGGTCTCCAATGCAGAACTTCTCTCTCGTGCCACTGGCATCGATGTGAAGGTCCTGCGAGACAGAGATCTACTCCCACACACCAGCGTTGCAAAACGCATGTCCTGGGCAGCCCGACGTACGACAACAAGGGTAGAAGATGAAGCATACAGCTTGCTCGGGCTGTTCGGCGTCAACATGCCTCTACTGTACGGCGAAGGTCGACGATCATTTCAGCGGTTGCAAGAAGAGATCATACGGACGCAGGCTGGTGAAGACCACTCCATCCTGGCCTGGCGAAGTACCAACGGCGATCTACTTGCGCCATCGCCTGCCTCTTTTGGCTTTGCGAGCAACATGAGTAGCTGGTCACTACCACAAGGCGGGACGTTCGAGCTATCGAACAAAGGTCTTCGCATCGGCGCTCTCGTGAAACCACAAGAGGATGGCGATGAAGATGACTGCATGGTCATGGCATTGGAGTGTACAGCATCCGAGAGACGCGGCACACAGCAAGCGCTGGCCCTGCGTCGACGCCCGCAAGTGGTGCATCCAACGCAGGTTCGCGCGGCTACAGTAGCGAAGCAAGCTGCAATATATGATCGGCTACCGACTCTCCAAACTATCACTCTCGACGACATGGAAGAGTTCGAGAAGCAGGAGATCACGATAGGCAGGACAATGTTCCACTTCCCTCGAAGCCCGCAAGTCCGTATCACACACTCCGCTGACCTCACAACACGGCACAAGCGGACCATGCCCACAGACAGCGCCCTCTGCGTACCAAGAGGAGACTGGAACGCCCAAACCCAGATATTATACTTGCGTCCAGCGACTCGTAGCTTTACAGCAGGCTACTATGCGTGTCTCGAGCTCTACAAGCCTGGCGCGAGGCAAGCTCACTTTCCTTTAGCCATGAAGCTAGATCTATCGAATCCTGGCGTGGACAGCAATGCATCGCCAAAGCTTTATGCGGAGAAGTTCAATGCGTTGCGCCATCTGGACGAGTTACAGGCTTTGGTGGGTGAGGCGAAGAGTCTTCGAAGTGGTGATGTAAGAAATATCGATGTTGGGGATGAGAGGATGGTTCAGGTCATTGCACGCTATGTGATGGTAGCGGGTGAGGTCATGTGGAACCTGCACTTTTCGTTCAGTAAGACAGAGATTGTGGATCCGGTTGTATGA
- a CDS encoding Chitin synthase 4: protein MALVDYDRSLEHRIDHRQKARLQQRRVEASQRRGPEQRSTVPTHQTAVPLFRHILVAQNCCAPPLLAPLVTSSSRGSNWAKVRVGRVAWRNRRRSKPNATMSSNQNRRDPAPTGERTPQRRRQSSGRPSSSSRHRPASSGEHTSDPHRPRRNSSARRERDESGRNPRHLHSHAAQRTRRRSSSHRTPGVASRLERPLDDKSGGGYSTRPEVRVTQLPLSADGYGDSATSPYTPSANDRDPMLEAGRNADLNRKKSLVRPERRRNDPDEPDYYYRKHAQNMNVMPSTTGRDPQVEDDLQTLSSDATKHGSDPLQEKANLERGKSIATRSGSKKHPNKLSRKATQQVREDEEKERRKQKIQEASGTPSLWSTYCHVITFWCPNVILACFGKKQKEQQRAWREKIGLISVIAFIMTFVGYLTFGFTQTVCPQGGPLRLRINNVGDGYMIFHGKAYDLTRSQHPLARGVPENSNVLFDPDPPGKGMDGSFMFQNVNGACKGLITAQPNSDVVTDNNGDLAWYFPCNMFAQDGSTQPNMSIPYYLGYACHTSRNARDAFYGLRSSGDVFFTWDDIRNQSRNLMVYSGDVLDLDLLRWFNQSQVAYPSKFDQIWENTAVKGKDVTLAFSSGQDKQIAQCFQEIIKVGSIDTETVGCIASKVVLYVSLIFILGIVLIKFVLALAFQWFLCRKYAAPKTSMTKDKKKRQQQIEEWSDDIYRAPPKITDPASVSGSGSDRTSKRGSFLPTTSRFTSPYAIERTMNKDRAPPTTMVSQHSSAKLNPAAMYGHTNRSEATLQAMGNESRASLMDSHNFGSHRYSSGMHPETDASGPQGFIHESVVPQPPPEWQPFGFPLAHTICLVTAYSEGPDGIRTTLDSIAMTDYPNSHKLIYMVCDGLVKGAGEKLTTPEACVSMMKDFSIAPEEVQPFSYVAVASGSKRHNMAKVYCGFYDYGPDSIIPLEKQQRVPMITVVKCGSPAEANAAKPGNRGKRDSQIILMSFLQKVMFDERMTELEYEMFNGIWKLTGISPDFYEIVLMVDADTKVFPDSLTHMVSAMVKDPEIMGLCGETKIANKTASWVSMIQVFEYFISHHSSKAFESVFGGVTCLPGCFCMYRIKTPKGGQNYWVPILANPDIVEHYSENVVDTLHKKNLLLLGEDRYLSSLMLKTFPKRKQMFIPQAVCKTTVPDTFKVLLSQRRRWINSTVHNLMELILVRDLCGTFCFSMQFVLFIELVGTLVLPAAIAFTIYVIALGIKAAITNTAAPVIPLILLALILGLPGVLIVVTAHRVSYVAWMFIYLLSLPVWNFVLPIYAFWHFDDFSWGDTRKADGEKKGADKGGHGGEGEFDSSKITMKRWHDFEQERRLKGPQWGGNVSYGSYGPGAGGYGSPQQTDASTVGVYGVGHERKPSSLVL from the exons ATGGCACTTGTTGATTACGACCGTTCGCTAGAGCATCGCATAGACCACCGACAGAAGGCGCGACTGCAGCAGCGCCGCGTGGAAGCATCCCAGAGGCGTGGGCCTGAGCAACGCAGTACAGTACCAACCCACCAAACCGCTGTGCCGCTGTTTCGACACATTCTGGTTGCACAAAACTGCTGTGCCCCACCATTGCTTGCACCATTGGTAACATCATCTTCTAGAGGAAGTAATTGGGCGAAAGTGAGAGTCGGCCGGGTGGCCTGGAGGAACAGAAGAAGATCAAAG CCAAACGCCACCATGTCTTCGAATCAGAATCGACGGGATCCTGCCCCAACAGGCGAACGAACACCGCAACGCCGCCGCCAATCGTCTGGTCGTCCTTCGTCCAGCTCGCGACATCGCCCTGCATCTTCCGGCGAACACACCTCAGACCCACATCGCCCGCGACGAAACAGCAGCGCTCGGCGAGAACGGGATGAGTCCGGTCGCAACCCACGACATCTTCACAGCCACGCAGCGCAGCGCACTCGCAGACGGAGCTCTTCGCATAGAACGCCGGGAGTGGCGAGTCGGCTCGAGCGACCACTTGATGACAAGTCGGGAGGGGGCTACAGTACACGTCCAGAAGTGCGCGTGACCCAATTGCCACTGTCAGCAGACGGCTACGGGGACAGCGCGACGTCACCCTACACGCCTTCGGCCAACGATCGTGATCCAATGCTCGAGGCAGGCAGGAACGCCGATCTCAATCGGAAGAAGAGCTTGGTCAGGCCAGAGCGCAGGCGCAATGATCCCGACGAACCTGACTACTACTACCGCAAGCATGCGCAGAACATGAATGTCATGCCTTCGACGACCGGAAGAGATCCCCAGGTCGAAGACGATCTTCAGACGTTGAGCTCAGATGCGACGAAACATGGATCAGACCCATTGCAGGAAAAGGCCAATCTTGAGCGCGGCAAGAGCATAGCGACCAGAAGCGGCAGTAAGAAGCATCCGAACAAGCTATCGCGCAAGGCGACCCAGCAGGTCCGCGAGGATGAAGAGAAGGAGCGCAGAAAACAAAAGATCCAGGAAGCTAGTGGCACACCGAGTCTCTGGAGCACCTACTGCCATGTCATCACTTTCTGGTGTCCGAATGTGATCCTTGCGTGCTTTGGCAAGAAGCAGAAGGAGCAGCAGCGCGCGTGGCGAGAGAAGATTGGTCTGATCTCGGTCATTGCCTTCATCATGACATTCGTCGGATACCTCACTTTCGGCTTCACGCAGACCGTCTGCCCACAGGGAGGTCCGCTCAGATTGCGCATCAACAACGTTGGAGATGGGTACATGATCTTCCACGGCAAGGCATACGATCTCACCAGAAGTCAACATCCTCTGGCGAGAGGTGTGCCGGAGAACAGCAATGTACTCTTCGACCCTGACCCGCCTGGAAAGGGTATGGACGGCAGCTTCATGTTCCAGAACGTCAACGGAGCGTGCAAGGGACTCATCACCGCTCAGCCGAACTCAGATGTTGTGACCGACAACAATGGCGATCTGGCATGGTACTTCCCGTGTAACATGTTTGCGCAGGATGGATCCACACAGCCCAACATGTCCATCCCTTACTATCTGGGCTATGCATGTCATACTTCGAGGAATGCTCGCGATGCTTTCTACGGTCTCAGATCGTCCGGAGATGTCTTCTTCACCTGGGACGACATCAGGAACCAGTCCAGGAATCTTATGGTGTACTCTGGAGACGTTCTTGATCTCGACCTTCTAAGGTGGTTCAACcagagccaagtcgcctaTCCTAGCAAGTTCGACCAAATTTGGGAAAACACTGCTGTCAAGGGCAAGGATGTCACCCTCGCCTTCTCATCTGGTCAGGACAAGCAAATTGCTCAGTGCTTCCAGGAGATCATCAAGGTCGGCTCCATCGATACCGAGACTGTCGGCTGCATTGCTTCCAAGGTCGTCCTTTATGTCTCCTTGATCTTTATTCTGGGCATCGTACTCATCAAGTTCGTCCTCGCATTGGCTTTCCAGTGGTTCTTATGTCGCAAGTATGCTGCGCCAAAGACCAGCATGACCAAAGACAAGAAGAAGCGACAACAGCAGATCGAGGAGTGGTCAGACGATATCTACCGCGCACCACCAAAAATCACTGACCCGGCGTCGGTAAGTGGCAGTGGTAGTGATCGGACCAGCAAGCGTGGTAGCTTCTTGCCAACGACTTCACGATTCACGAGCCCGTATGCCATCGAGAGGACCATGAACAAAGACCGAGCGCCACCCACGACCATGGTCTCCCAGCACTCATCTGCTAAACTCAACCCTGCCGCTATGTATGGACACACCAATAGATCTGAGGCCACTCTGCAAGCGATGGGTAACGAAAGCCGCGCTAGCCTGATGGACTCTCACAACTTTGGCTCGCATCGCTACAGCAGTGGGATGCACCCAGAAACCGATGCCAGCGGACCGCAAGGCTTCATCCACGAGTCGGTCGTGCCTCAACCGCCGCCAGAGTGGCAACCCTTCGGCTTTCCTCTCGCCCACACCATATGTCTTGTCACAGCTTACTCAGAAGGTCCGGACGGTATTCGCACCACACTCGACTCCATCGCCATGACCGACTATCCCAACAGCCACAAGCTGATCTACATGGTTTGTGACGGCCTCGTCAAGGGTGCCGGTGAGAAGCTCACCACGCCGGAGGCCTGTGTCAGCATGATGAAGGATTTCTCGATCGCACCGGAAGAAGTGCAGCCTTTCTCCTATGTTGCTGTTGCAAGCGGAAGCAAGCGTCACAACATGGCCAAGGTCTACTGTGGTTTCTACGATTACGGTCCGGACAGCATCATCCCTCTCGAGAAGCAGCAACGTGTGCCCATGATCACCGTGGTCAAGTGCGGGTCTCCTGCCGAAGCCAACGCAGCGAAGCCAGGTAACAGAGGCAAGCGCGACTCTCAGATCATCCTGATGTCTTTCCTGCAAAAGGTCATGTTCGATGAGCGTATGACTGAGCTGGAGTACGAGATGTTCAACGGAATCTGGAAGCTTACCGGCATCTCACCGGACTTTTACGAGATTGTGCTCATGGTGGACGCAGACACCAAGGTCTTCCCTGATTCACTCACCCACATGGTCTCTGCCATGGTGAAGGATCCCGAAATCATGGGTCTTTGTGGTGAAACGAAAATCGCCAACAAGACTGCCTCTTGGGTGTCCATGATTCAGGTCTTCGAGTACTTCATCTCGCATCACTCTTCCAAGGCTTTCGAATCCGTTTTTGGTGGTGTCACTTGTTTACCAGGATGTTTCTGCATGTACCGCATCAAGACGCCCAAGGGTGGTCAGAACTACTGGGTGCCAATCCTCGCCAATCCGGACATCGTCGAGCACTACTCGGAGAACGTCGTCGACACCCTACACAAGAAGAACCTGCTACTACTGGGAGAGGATCGATACCTTTCTAGTTTGATGTTGAAGACTTTCCCGAAGCGAAAGCAGATGTTCATTCCGCAAGCCGTTTGCAAGACGACAGTACCCGACACTTTCAAGGTTCTGCTCTCGCAGCGCCGACGATGGATCAACTCGACAGTGCACAACCTCATGGAACTGATCTTGGTTCGGGACCTCTGCGGTACCTTCTGCTTCAGCATGCAGTTCGTGCTGTTCATTGAATTGGTCGGAACCTTGGTGCTCCCAGCAGCCATCGCTTTCACCATCTACGTCA TCGCCCTCGGTATCAAAGCCGCCATAACCAACACCGCCGCCCCCGTCATCCCCCTCATTCTCCTCGCCCTCATCCTCGGTCTTCCCGGCGTCCTGATCGTCGTCACTGCCCACCGCGTCTCCTACGTCGCCTGGATGTTCATTTACCTGCTCTCCCTCCCCGTCTGGAACTTCGTCCTCCCCATATACGCCTTCTGGCACTTCGACGACTTCTCCTGGGGCGACACCCGCAAAGCCGACGGCGAGAAGAAGGGTGCTGACAAAGGCGGTCACGGCGGCGAGGGCGAGTTCGACAGTAGTAAGATTACGATGAAGAGGTGGCACGATTTCGAGCAGGAACGACGACTGAAGGGTCCACAGTGGGGTGGCAATGTTAGTTATGGAAGTTATGGTCCTGGCGCGGGAGGCTACGGCAGTCCACAGCAGACAGATGCGAGCACGGTTGGAGTGTATGGAGTGGGACATGAGAGGAAACCGAGCAGTTTGGTGCTTTGA
- a CDS encoding Chitin synthase regulator 2, translated as MAQAEHAPHKQHSFTHSQPPHLPVSPTSPGQEHWDGTCRQEAWQAKQPTRPAPATPSSDVNAQFDHNRELSESSIQQSPSSSPPRVSGLAKRKAVPSTLIQHGPEVRVQGTPASPVSINPPHFGLVEAETASINQALEDESRRNSRHSQTPDSARMGHSVAALPIRTASKQPHGYHEYSNSHSRHSSFNKSRIDEDVEYHTPQEGLPESPGLQYHHANEIRPKNRVSQMTTQSGSSSSSDNHRRSQSGSDKLGVPARTGLQRPASAYTLGSDHRGRTLSPFSAQGSDQSPGPYGRDLSSSRRSPSARPVSYVDLLNNLPYSQQIAPGPPRNNASLQSAVGSAASLLDTKKTLDMYRANVKKTKDPAIQYEFAIFMINAASEAMPGDEIDPTELQTEAKHILQGLANQAYPFAQYYLGDGYFSGMFNKGKPDYDKAFPLFVAASKHGHAEAGYRAALCYEFGWGTAKSYPKAVQFYRNSASKNHPGAATRLGLACVNNDMGLKNTYREGLKWLRRAQESADFQYNAGPFELGKMHLKGFGDDIFKDEAYAAQLLTQSAELGHVHANFLMGQAYENGLYGCPRDAALSVHFYNGAATRGHVGGMMALCAWYMIGAEPVLEKDEAEAFAWAKQAAETGDPKAEYAVGYFTEMGIGCRRDPLEANMWYVRAADQGNDTATQRLAIIRAAASGDPGIPMGKTEARAKELNGGKKKFMGIF; from the exons ATGGCGCAAGCAGAGCATGCCCCTCACAAACAGCACTCCTTCACACACTCGCAACCACCCCATCTACCCGTCAGTCCGACATCGCCTGGACAAGAGCATTGGGATGGTACATGTAGGCAAGAGGCATGGCAGGCCAAACAACCAACACGGCCAGCACCCGCGACACCGTCGAGTGATGTCAACGCCCAATTCGACCACAATCGAGAGCTCTCCGAAAGCAGCATCCAACAATCGCCCAGCAGTTCACCTCCACGCGTGTCCGGATTAGCCAAGAGGAAAGCAGTGCCTTCGACTCTCATACAGCATGGGCCAGAGGTACGGGTGCAAGGAACCCCGGCCAGTCCCGTCAGCATAAACCCGCCACACTTTGGTCTTGTCGAGGCTGAGACGGCATCCATCAACCAGGCTCTTGAGGACGAGTCACGGCGGAACTCCAGACACTCGCAAACACCAGACTCTGCGCGTATGGGACATTCCGTCGCCGCACTACCCATCCGGACCGCAAGCAAGCAGCCTCATGGGTATCATGAATACAGCAACTCGCACAGTCGGCACTCGTCCTTCAACAAGTCACGAATAGACGAGGATGTTGAGTACCATACGCCGCAAGAAGGACTACCAGAAAGTCCAGGACTCCAGTACCATCATGCGAACGAAATCAGGCCGAAAAACCGCGTCTCGCAGATGACAACGCAGTCGGGTTCGAGCTCGTCCAGCGACAATCATCGTCGCTCACAGTCGGGCTCGGACAAGCTTGGTGTTCCAGCACGCACTGGACTTCAAAGGCCTGCTTCTGCGTATACCCTCGGCTCGGATCATCGCGGTCGCACCTTATCACCATTTAGCGCACAAGGTTCAGATCAATCACCTGGCCCTTATGGTCGAGATTTGTCCTCGTCCCGGAGATCACCCTCTGCCAGACCAGTCAGCTATGTCGACTTGCTCAACAACCTGCCATACAGCCAGCAGATCGCACCGGGGCCCCCGCGCAACAATGCCTCTCTCCAGAGTGCTGTCGGTAGTGCAGCCAGTCTGCTGGACACGAAGAAGACGCTTGATATGTATCGAGCGAATGTGAAGAAGACAAAGGATCCGGCCATTCAATATGAGTTTGCTATCTTCATGATCAACGCCGCATCAGAAGCAATGCCCGGGGATGAAATCGATCCGACTGAGCTGCAAACCGAAGCCAAGCACATCTTGCAAGGACTGGCTAATCAAGCGTATCCTTTCGCGCAGTACTATCTGGGAGATGGCTACTTTTCAGGTATGTTCAACAAAGGCAAGCCAGATTACGATAAGGCGTTCCCACTTTTCGTAGCTGCATCAAAACACGGACACGCCGAAGCAGGGTATCGTGCAGCTTTGTGTTACGAGTTCGGGTGGGGCACAGCGAAATCGTATCCGAAAGCTGTTCAGTTCTACCGTAACAGCGCGTCGAAGAACCACCCGGGTGCAGCCACGAGATTAGGACTGGCATGCGTGAATAACGACATGGGCTTGAAGAACACATACAGGGAAGGGCTCAAGTGGTTGAGGCGAGCGCAGGAAAGTGCGGACTTTCAGTACAATGCGGGACCGTTTGAGCTGGGAAAGATGCATTTGAAGGGCTTCGGAGATGACATCTTCAAGGACGAGGCGTACGCGGCACAGCTGTTGACACAGAGTGCGGAGCTTGGGCACGTACATGCCAACTTCTTGATGGGACAGGCGTACGAGAACGGGCTATACGGCTGTCCTCGCGACGCGGCGCTCAGTGTCCACTTCTACAATGGAGCAGCGACAAGAGGGCACGTCGGTGGTATGATGGCACTTTGTGCATGGTACATGATCGGCGCAGAGCCAGTGCTGGAGAAGGACGAGGCAGAAGCTTTTGCGTGGGCGAAGCAAGCTGCTGAAACAG GCGACCCAAAAGCTGAatacgccgtcggatactTCACAGAAATGGGCATCGGATGCCGCCGGGACCCTCTCGAAGCAAATATGTGGTACGTCCGCGCCGCAGACCAAGGCAACGACACCGCAACGCAACGTCTCGCCATCATCCGCGCAGCCGCATCCGGTGATCCAGGCATCCCAATGGGCAAGACGGAAGCGCGAGCGAAGGAGCTCAATGGCGGGAAGAAGAAGTTTATGGGAATCTTTTGA